The following coding sequences lie in one Populus nigra chromosome 15, ddPopNigr1.1, whole genome shotgun sequence genomic window:
- the LOC133673949 gene encoding glutaredoxin-C4 yields the protein MATRIRLPSILATAVTLTVLAASLTWAAGSPEATFVKKTISSHQIVIFSKSYCPYCKRAKGVFKELNQTPHVVELDQREDGHNIQDAMSEIVGRRTVPQVFIDGKHIGGSDDTVEAYESGELAKLLGVASEQKDDL from the exons ATGGCGACGAGGATAAGATTGCCATCAATCTTGGCTACAGCAGTAACATTAACAGTACTTGCAGCATCACTCACTTGGGCTGCAGGCAGCCCTGAAGCTACTTTTGTCAAAAAGACCATCTCTTCTCATCAGATCGTCATCTTCTCCAAGTCTTATTGCCC GTATTGTAAGAGGGCTAAAGGTGTTTTCAAAGAACTGAACCAGACACCACATGTTGTCGAGCTCGATCAAAGAG AGGATGGACACAACATTCAGGATGCCATGAGTGAAATTGTTGGGAGGCGCACTGTGCCTCAGGTTTTCATAGACGGGAAGCACATTGGTGGCTCAGATG ACACTGTGGAAGCATACGAAAGTGGAGAACTTGCAAAGCTTTTAGGAGTTGCTTCAGAGCAGAAAGATGATCTCTAA